A genomic window from Silene latifolia isolate original U9 population chromosome Y, ASM4854445v1, whole genome shotgun sequence includes:
- the LOC141631915 gene encoding uncharacterized protein LOC141631915 — MDCDENFDDPTPFVEEDLNENSENNNVQSNSGNNNNHILSDSETHKDIDYKEKFGFDIFDPRNWDALDSKMVDVVVEDGLKRDMTIDQGPRDSLNRYFSSTFYTRILPNGEKCDRDWLVYSKELDRVFCFCCKVFSKGSARRGGLATNGYNSWVHLSSRLKEHESSSEHIQNMTTWYDLRLRLRNNQTIDSINQSQIKKEKENWYQVLLRIISIVKFLAKHNLAFRGHKERLYEGNNGNFLGLIEMLAEFDPIIQEHVRRITSHETHIHYLGHRIQNELILLLSSRIKSEIVRKVKQAKYFSVILDCTPDSSHQEQMTMILRYVDASSKSFTIEESFVGFLNVNDTTGQGLFDVLQVELKNMGLDIDDVRGQGYDNGSNMKGKHQGVQKKLIDINPRAYYMPCGCHSLNLILCDMAETCGKARDFFGIIQRIYTIFANSNKRWKILQDNVKKLTLKPLSVTRWESRIESIKAIRFQIGDLREALLDVAEKDNDSKIRSEAKSLALNELGDFEFLVAIIIWYEMLYHVNLVSKSLQSKDMFIDVAIKEMKGLVTFFEEFRETGLGNAIEEAKKIALEININPVFPQRRVIRRKRQFDENQDNPSMVNNQCAEESFRVHYFLFIVDQAISSLKWRFEKYQEFENVFGFLFTSERLLSMEDKRLKLCCTGLEDALKKDEQPDINGNDLYMELKFLRGVLPKEKLGAVEVLNYLKNFSCFPNVIISYRVMLTIPVTVASAERSFSKLKLLKSYLRTTMSQERLNGLALIAIENDMLEQLEYKDIVNVFASQNARRPIFKRD; from the coding sequence ATGGATTGTGATGAAAATTTCGATGATCCGACACCCTTTGTTGAGGAAGATTTAAACGAAAATTCTGAAAATAACAATGTTCAAAGCAATAGTGGTAACAATAATAATCATATTCTAAGTGATAGTGAAACTCACAAAGATATTGATTATAAGGAAAAATTTGGATTTGATATATTTGATCCTAGAAATTGGGATGCTTTAGATTCTAAGATGGTTGATGTTGTTGTCGAGGACGGCCTTAAAAGAGATATGACTATTGATCAAGGTCCGAGAGATAGCCTCAATAGATATTTCTCATCCACTTTTTATACTAGAATTTTACCAAATGGAGAAAAATGCGACAGAGATTGGCTTGTTTATTCAAAAGAACTTGATCGAgtcttttgtttttgttgtaaAGTGTTTAGTAAAGGTTCTGCAAGAAGAGGTGGATTAGCAACCAATGGTTACAATAGTTGGGTACATCTTAGTAGTAGGCTTAAAGAACATGAATCAAGTTCAGAGCATATTCAAAATATGACCACATGGTATGATTTGCGTTTGAGACTTCGGAATAATCAAACAATTGATAGTATAAATCAATCTCAGATtaaaaaagaaaaggagaattGGTATCAAGTTTTGTTGAGAATAATTTCAATTGTGAAGTTCCTTGCCAAGCATAATTTAGCATTTCGAGGTCACAAGGAGCGGTTGTACGAGGGTAATAATGGGAACTTTTTGGGTCTAATAGAAATGTTAGCTGAGTTTGATCCTATTATTCAAGAGCATGTTCGAAGGATCACAAGTCATGAGACTCATATTCATTACCTTGGTCACAGAATTCAAAATGAATTAATACTTCTGCTTTCCTCACGAATAAAATCTGAAATCGTaagaaaagtaaaacaagcaaaatATTTCTCCGTGATACTTGATTGTACTCCTGATAGCAGCCATCAAGAACAAATGACTATGATATTACGATATGTTGATGCCTCTTCAAAATCTTTTACCATCGAAGAATCCTTTGTGGGTTTTTTGAATGTCAATGATACAACAGGCCAGGGGCTTTTCGATGTTCTACAAGTTGAACTAAAAAATATGGGCCTTGACATAGATGATGTAAGAGGGCAAGGTTATGACAATGGGTCAAATATGAAAGGGAAGCACCAAGGAGTTCAAAAGAAATTGATAGATATAAATCCCCGAGCTTATTATATGCCTTGTGGTTGTCATAGTCTTAATTTAATATTGTGTGATATGGCTGAAACCTGTGGTAAAGCTAGAGACTTTTTTGGAATTATTCAACGCATCTACACGATATTTGCGAATTCAAATAAAAGATGGAAAATTTTACAGGATAATGTAAAAAAGTTAACTCTTAAACCATTATCAGTCACTCGTTGGGAGAGTCGTATTGAAAGTATAAAAGCTATAAGATTCCAAATCGGGGACCTACGAGAAGCTTTGCTTGATGTAGCCGAAAAagataatgattccaaaataagaAGTGAAGCAAAATCTCTTGCTTTGAATGAACTTGGTGATTTTGAGTTTTTAGTGGCAATAATCATTTGGTATGAAATGTTGTACCATGTTAATTTGGTGAGCAAGAGTTTGCAATCGAAGGATATGTTTATAGATGTTGCCATTAAAGAGATGAAGGGTTTAGTTACTTTCTTTGAGGAATTCCGAGAAACTGGTCTTGGGAATGCTATTGAAGAAGCTAAAAAGATTGCTCTTGAAATAAATATCAACCCCGTATTTCCTCAAAGACGAGTAATTCGAAGAAAGAGGCAATTTGATGAAAATCAAGATAACCCATCGATGGTTAATAATCAATGTGCTGAAGAATCATTTAGGGTTCATTATTTTTTATTCATTGTTGATCAAGCCATTTCTTCACTAAAATGGAGGTTTGAAAAATATCAAGAGTTTGAGAATGTCTTTGGTTTCTTATTTACTTCTGAAAGACTTCTCTCAATGGAAGACAAGCGCTTAAAATTATGTTGCACTGGTCTCGAAGATGCCCTTAAGAAAGATGAACAACCCGACATTAATGGAAATGATTTATACATGGAGTTAAAGTTTTTGAGGGGCGTCTTGCCTAAGGAGAAATTGGGAGCGGTTGAGGTGTTAAACTATTTgaagaattttagttgttttccTAATGTGATTATTTCATATAGAGTCATGCTGACTATTCCAGTAACTGTTGCAAGTGCGGAAAGAAGTTTTTCGAAACTCAAATTATTGAAATCTTATTTGCGAACTACAATGTCACAAGAAAGGCTCAATGGTTTGGCATTGATAGCGATCGAGAATGACATGTTAGAGCAACTGGAATATAAAGATATAGTTAATGTGTTTGCTTCTCAGAACGCAAGGAGGCCAATATTCAAGCGAGATTAA